In a single window of the Zea mays cultivar B73 chromosome 5, Zm-B73-REFERENCE-NAM-5.0, whole genome shotgun sequence genome:
- the LOC100383536 gene encoding putative STRUBBELIG family receptor protein kinase precursor gives MGAAGGGRCVRLGAAPVLVLLLIAAATLPRLARAVTDAGDVSAINGLYVALGSPKLPGWSASAGDPCGESWQGVTCTGSSITSIVFNAANLGGQLGSLGNFTSITEINLSNNNIGGTIPEDLPVTLQNLFLSDNQLTGSIPMSLSELHSLTAMSLNDNHLDGKLPDAFDSLTGLVNLDISSNNFSGPLPPSLGSLTSLTTLHMQDNQLSGTLNVLQDLPLKDLNVENNMFSGPVPPKLLNIPNFKNDGNPFNTSIAPSTSPSSTPTGSRPTQTPSSSSSPSGSPPPSSAASNSSSGSTARNSNSPSSKKNKSSPLRTVGYVLLAIVLFIVLVLLVIFCLSKYQERQSRRDYSTSQLGRVHQRVEEPKSKQASVQSKHEAKKGSSEVPERKKPREINLAVPVAIEKPPEKRKERVINLERTESEIFAAAPPPPPPPPPPPPPPTPPPPPPPPRLPSPPPVEKVTVNPIVLPEKRVSTPPRTGPSTSATSFSVASLQQYTNSFQEQNLIRESRLGKVYLAELPEGKLLEVMKIDNANGRIPVDDFLELVARISDIRHPNILELVGYCAEYEQRLLVYNYFSRKTLHDVLHEGEDLDEPLSWNARLHIVLHAAKALEYLHDTCEPPVVHQNFEPANVLLDNRCSVRVAECGLAQLMASGSVTQLSGRMRALLNYEAPEIHESEPFTRQSDVYSLGVVMLELLTGRKPYDSSRPRDEQHLVRWANSQLHDMESLSKMVDPSIRGECSVILLSRFADIISQCIQPGPEFRPAMSQIVQDLARIVGASGAVSE, from the exons ATGGGGGCGGCGGGGGGCGGCCGGTGCGTCCGCCTCGGGGCGGCGCCGGTCCTCGTCCTGCTGCTGATCGCCGCTGCCACATTGCCGCGGCTGGCGCGCGCGGTCACCGACGCCGGCGACG TTTCTGCTATAAATGGACTTTATGTTGCACTTGGATCACCAAAGCTGCCAGGATGGTCTGCTAGTGCTGGAGATCCCTGTGGTGAGAGCTGGCAGGGTGTCACATGTACCGGCTCAAGTATAACCTCAAT AGTTTTCAATGCTGCAAATCTGGGAGGACAGCTAGGCAGCCTGGGGAACTTCACTTCAATAACTGAAAT AAATCTTAGCAACAACAATATCGGTGGAACCATACCAGAAGATCTACCTGTCACACTGCAGAATCT GTTTCTCTCAGATAACCAACTAACTGGAAGCATTCCAATGTCATTATCAGAACTCCATAGTCTAACAGCCAT GTCACTGAATGATAACCATCTAGATGGAAAGCTACCAGATGCATTTGATTCCCTCACGGGACTTGTAAATCT GGATATTTCTTCCAACAACTTCAGTGGTCCATTACCACCTTCATTGGGAAGCTTGACATCACTGACTACATT GCACATGCAAGATAATCAACTATCTGGTACCCTTAATGTCTTGCAGGATCTCCCCCTCAAAGACTT AAATGTAGAGAATAATATGTTTTCTGGACCAGTTCCTCCGAAGCTGCTGAACATACCAAACTTCAA AAATGATGGGAATCCTTTTAATACCAGCATAGCTCCCTCTACCTCACCCTCTTCAACACCTACAGGCTCTAGACCAACACAAACACCATCGTCTTCTTCATCCCCTTCAGGATCTCCGCCACCATCTAGTGCAGCATCAAACTCTTCTAGTGGATCTACTGCTCGAAATAGCAACTCTCCATCATCCAAGAAGAACAAGTCTTCACCCCTCAGAACTGTTGGATATGTTCTTCTTGCTATTGTACTATTCATAGTTCTAGTGCTGTTGGTAATCTTTTGCCTGTCCAAGTATCAAGAAAGACAGTCTAGACGTGATTATTCCACGTCTCAATTAGGTAGGGTGCACCAGAGGGTTGAGGAGCCAAAAAGCAAGCAAGCTTCGGTGCAGTCTAAACATGAAGCCAAAAAAG GTTCATCTGAGGTTCCTGAAAGAAAGAAGCCCCGAGAAATAAATTTAGCTGTACCAG TTGCCATTGAGAAGCCTCCTGAAAAGAGAAAAGAGCGTGTAATTAATTTGGAACGAACAGAATCAGAGATCTTTGCTGCAgcaccacctccacctccacctccgccCCCACCACCACCGCCCCCAACACCGCCACCGCCACCTCCGCCTCCACGACTGCCATCACCACCTCCTGTTGAAAAAGTAACTGTAAATCCCATTGTACTTCCAGAAAAAAGAGTTAGCACCCCGCCAAGGACTGGTCCCTCGACATCTGCAACATCCTTTTCGGTGGCATCACTTCAGCAATATACAAATAGTTTTCAAGAGCAAAATTTGATAAGGGAGAGTAGATTGGGGAAAGTGTATTTGGCAGAACTTCCTGAAGGCAAA TTACTGGAAGTTATGAAGATTGATAATGCTAATGGAAGAATACCAGTAGATGACTTTCTAGAGTTGGTTGCTCGTATATCAGATATTAGACACCCTAACATTCTTGAATTAGTTGGATATTGTGCTGAATATGAACAGCGGTTACTCGTGTATAACTACTTCAGTAGAAAAACATTACATGATGTACTACATGAAGGGGAGGATCTAGATGAACCATTATCCTGGAATGCTCGCCTCCACATTGTTCTTCATGCAGCAAAAGCCTTAGA GTATCTCCATGACACCTGTGAACCTCCTGTAGTACACCAGAATTTTGAACCAGCCAACGTGCTCCTCGACAATAGATGCTCAGTGCGTGTTGCTGAATGTGGGCTGGCACAATTGATGGCGTCTGGTTCTGTTACACAG CTATCAGGCCGTATGAGAGCTCTACTCAATTATGAAGCACCTGAAATCCATGAATCTGAGCCTTTTACTCGTCAAAGCGACGTATATAGTTTGGGTGTGGTGATGCTAGAACTTCTTACTGGTCGTAAGCCATATGACAG TTCTCGTCCACGTGATGAACAACATCTTGTTCGATGGGCTAATTCTCAGCTTCATGACATGGAGTCCCTGTCAAAGATGGTTGATCCTTCTATCCGAGGAGAGTGTTCTGTGATACTGTTGTCACGTTTTGCAGACATCATCAGTCAGTGTATTCAG CCGGGACCAGAATTCAGGCCAGCAATGTCTCAAATCGTCCAAGACCTAGCTAGGATTGTAGGTGCTAGTGGTGCGGTATCAGAGTGA